Proteins encoded within one genomic window of Odocoileus virginianus isolate 20LAN1187 ecotype Illinois chromosome 2, Ovbor_1.2, whole genome shotgun sequence:
- the CIMIP5 gene encoding uncharacterized protein C2orf50 homolog translates to MGSRPTPGLQRTISAGYPLPSTRPPASVPSTAPGGPVVGRGPAGGPQAPKAKQSALGADGVQRDQLWRELLEAERRSQQRWAQNWSFLKDYDPMGNKKEPVKLPDYVPRFSDTVPNSTNRAVGSRVDTPLGKTLIGLDFFFVEGARKKKLEEELQPI, encoded by the exons ATGGGAAGCCGCCCCACCCCTGGACTCCAGAGAACTATATCAGCTGGGTACCCACTGCCTTCAACCAGGCCTCCAGCCTCAGTCCCGTCCACTGCCCCAGGGGGCCCTGTGGTGGGCAGGGGTCCCGCGGGTGGCCCCCAGGCCCCGAAGGCCAAGCAGTCAGCCCTGGGGGCTGATGGTGTGCAACGGGACCAGCTGTGGAGGGAGCTGCTGGAGGCCGAGAGGAGGAGCCAGCAGCGCTG GGCTCAGAACTGGAGTTTCCTGAAAGACTATGACCCCATG GGTAACAAGAAGGAGCCCGTGAAGCTGCCAGACTATGTGCCTCGCTTCTCTGACACGGTCCCCAATTCAACGAACCGGGCCGTGGGCAGCCGGGTGGACACGCCTCTGGGGAAAACCCTCATCGGCCTTGACTTCTTCTTCGTGGAAGGAGCCCGGAAGAAGAAGCTGGAAGAGGAGCTGCAGCCCATCTAG